The genome window TGTTTCTTTATTATGATTACCTCCGGGGCTCCACATTTTGTACAATTCATTATAATTTTCTCCAAACTATCCTTTTAAGGCATTAAAATTCTTTTTCTATTTCAAATGGCTTTTTAAATAATTCAAAGTCTTGAGTGTAATTTTTATTGGTGATTAAAGCAATTTCTGCCTTTTGTAATTCAGCACCCATATATGTCGCGTGCTCCAATCTGCTAATTAAATTTAACTTGAGTAGTTCGCCATAAATTTTTTTGGCTGTTTGACCTACTATGACCATAGTCGGTTCCATTTTTTTATAATGAACTACTTTTATTTGATTGTCATCCACCATTATCTTGAAACTTCCAGCTCTATCCTGTACAAATTTTTGATCTCCCGTGGCTTTAACAATAGGGACATCTAATTCAATTTCCATCTTTTCGAGTTTTCTCTTATCCTTAAAAACAACTAAGTTTATACCCAAGTCTTTAGGAACTGAACCTCTATTTCTGGCTAAAAACATCATTTTAGAAGAGACCGCTAATTCATAGACACTTCTTAATGTTTTACCACTTTCTTCAGGAGTAAACAGAATGCTGGCTTCTAATTCCATAGCAATACCCGATAAGAGAGAATTAACTCCAACAGAATCAGTATCTAAAAGTTCAGTAACGTTCCCAATTCCAAAAAATAGGGGTTCTGGATTTTTTTGGTGGAAATCTTGGCATGCCCTTAGGGAATCTACTATGCTGCTACTATTAATTGGGTCCAATATGGGATCAGCAATAACATCAATTTTTCTACATTTTTTACGAAGTTCCTCAAGTGATTTTACCCTACCATCCACTGTTTCAGGAACCCACGCTTCTTGAAAGTTAGTAGGTAATATAACAGCAGGAATCTGTTTTTCTTCAATTAAAGGAAGAACTGAGTCGCAGTTACCATGGTCCAAACTCAGTACCATATCCACCCCGGATTCAACAGCACTTTCTATTTCAACAGGATTTAAAGTGTCGATACTTATAGGGGTGTTTTTAAATTTGTTTTTGAGTGTTTCCACCATTTCAGGGATTTTATGAGATAAATCTTCACCCGCGACCATCCCAATATCTACCATGTCTGCTCCGCTTTTGATAAAATATTCTGTCCTTTTAATTAGGTCTCCTTTAGTTAAAAAAGGAGCATTTGCAATTTCTGCAAGTACCCTCATTGGAAAATCCTTCCCAACAGGAAGATTACCCACCATAATATTATCCTGTTTTTTAAGAAGTTTTGATTTGTTTTCTTCATTCTTTTCAAAGTTTTCAATGAATTCCAGGGCTTTTTTTCGCTGTTCTTCTTCGATTAATCTGTCTGCAGAAGTTTTAGGTGAAAGTTCTATATCATCAAGCATATCCAAGACAATTTGCAAATCTGCAGCATCAGTCGGGCCTTTGACTGCACTAACACCTAGTTTCTCCTTAATGAAACTGGCGTCTTTGCGTATCAACCCCGGGATAATAATCAGGTCAATAGACCCCAAATCTATTTCTGAATTAGATTGAAGTTCTTTACTAATTTTTTGAGGAGTTAAAAACGCAGCTATGGGATTATTTACTACATGAATCTCTACATTTTGCTTAGATTTTTTAGAAATACTCTGTACAAGAGGATTTGCAAGTTTTCCCGTGACTATAAGAACTTTCATAATCATGCCTCTATTAATTAATGATGACCATCACCTATATATATTAAAAATTTATAATGATTAACTATGAGGAATGGAGGTAAAAAATGATCGAAATTCGATTTCACGGACGCGGTGGACAGGGCGCAGTTACAGCAGCAGAGATTTTAGCAAAGGCTGCTTTCGAAGATGGCAAATATGTGCAAGCATTTCCATTTTTTGGCGTAGAAAGAAGAGGTGCCCCCGTCATGGCATTTACCCGAATAGACGACAAACCAATCAGGCGAAGATATCAAGTTTATAACCCAGACTACGTTGTAGTTTTAGATGATGGGCTTTTAGATGTAGTAGATGTGTTTTCAGGACTAAAAAATGATGGCGTGGTAATTTTAAACACCAATAAGGAAGTTCCATCACACGAAGGATCAGAAACTCATGTGATAGATGCTACAGGTATTGCACTTGAAAAATTAGGGCTGCCAATTGTGAATACAGTAATGTTAGGAGCATTTGCAGGAGCAACAAATCAAGTGACCCTCGATTCCCTTATAAAAATTATCAAGGAAACTTTTCCTGGTAAAATTGGATCAAAAAATGCTGATGCTGCTGAAGCAGCATATAAACACGTTAAATAATTAATTAAAGAAATAACCAAATAATATAAAATTATTCAATTTTAAATTTATATTTAATACAATATTAAATTTCGCAGGTGATTACATGGAAATTGGAGGAGCTGTCAAAGAACCGGGAAGCACTCGGAAAAACAAGACAGGGAGTTGGAGAACCTTCAAGCCCATTTTAGACAAGGACAAATGTATAGACTGTGATAACTGCATACTATTCTGTCCAGAGGGCTGTATTAATAAAGAACACGACATTGATTATGATTATTGTAAAGGGTGCGGCATATGTGCCGAAGAATGCCCAGTGAAAGCCATAAAAATGGAGAGGGAATAAATGGTTCTTAAAGTTATGACCGCTAATAGGGCTGTAGCCGAAGCCGCAAAACTTGCCCAACCGAATGTAATTCCTGTTTATCCAATTACCCCTCAGACAAGCATATCTGAATATTTAGCACAATTCGTTGCTGATGGAGATATTGATGCAGAATATATAATGGTGGAATCTGAACACAGTGCTATAAGTGCAGCAGTAGGTGCTTCTGCAACAGGAGTGCGTACTTTTACTGCAACCTCTTCCCAGGGTTTGGCTTTAATGCACGAAATTTTGTTTATAGCCGCAGGGTTAAGGCTCCCCATTGTGATGGCTAATGCTAACCGAGCACTTTCAGCCCCATTAAGTATCTGGAATGATCATCAAGATTCTATCTCTCAAAGAGATGCAGGGTGGATACAAATTTACGTTGAAAATGGTCAAGAGGCTTTGGACTCAATCATTAGATCATATAAAATTTCTGAAAATAGTGATGTATTACTACCAAGTATGGTCTGTTTGGATGGATTCATATTAACTCACACAGTAGATCCAGTAGACATACCATCAGCAGAAGATGTTAAAAACTTTTTACCAAATTACGATGCGCAACACGCATTTTTAGACCCTGAAAAACCTATGTCCATAGGTACACTCACAGATCCAAATTATTACATGGAAGCAAGGTATCAAATGGAATTGGCTATGGAAAAATCTGGAAAAGTCATTGACAAAATAAATAGCGAATTTGAGGAAATATTCGGACGAGAATATCAGTCTGTGAATGAATATTACTGCGAAGACGCGGAAATTATCTTAGTTGCTATGGGTTCAATATGCAGTACTATCAGAGATGTAATTGATGATCTTAGAAGTCAAGGTGAAAAAGTAGGATTATTAAAAGTGAGAACTTACCGTCCATTCCCTAAGAAAATGATTGCTGAAGCTGTTAAAAACGCCAACAAAGTAGCTGTTTTAGATAAAAACATTAGCTTTGGAATTGGTGGGGCTTTATACACAGATATTAAGGCAAATATTGACGTGGAAACTTATGGATTCATTGTGGGGCTAGGGGGAAGAGATATTACTCCAGACCATATCGAGGACATTGTTAAAAAGACCAGAAATCCTACCAGGGACATTACCTGGATCGGACTAAAGGAGGAGGAGGTCTAAATGAAAATACCTGAAGAAGAATTACTGGCACCAGGACACAGAGGCTGTGCCGGGTGTGGTGCTACCATAGCTGTTAGATTAGCCCTTAAAGTATTAGGAAAAAACACAATTGCAGTTTCTGCAACAGGTTGTTTAGATGTTATAACAAGCCCTTATCCTGAAACTTCTTGGGAAATACCATGGATACATGTAGCTTTTGAAAACGCTGCAGCTGTAGCTTCAGGGATAGAAAGAGCCCTAAAAACCCAGGGTAAAGATGATGTTAATGTAGTCGCCTTTGGGGGCGACGGAGGTACAGCAGACATTGGGATGCAAGCATTATCTGGAGCTATGGAAAGGGGACACAACCTTATCTATATTTGTTACGATAACGAAGCTTACATGAACACTGGAATTCAAAGAAGTGGAGCAACACCTTATGGTGCTTCTACCACCACCTCACCACATGGTAAAGAGAGTTTTGGAGAAGATAAACCAAAGAAAAATGTTCCTATGATCATGGCCGCTCATGGAGTACCTTATGTGGCCACTGCATCTATTGCTTATCCTGAAGATTTTATGGCTAAAGTCAAAAAAGCTGAAGAAACTGAAGGACCTGCCTATATACATATCAGCCAACCATGTACTACCGGTTGGGGTTTCGATCCATCGAAAACTATTGAATTAGGTCGATTAGCCGTGGAAACTGGTTCATGGATCCTATATGAAATTATTGATGGTGAATTTAAAGTAACTTATAGGCCAATCCAAAGGAAACCAGTGCATGAATACTTAAATGCTCAGAAAAGATTCAAACATTTGGTTGATGAAGAAAAATCCAAAATCCAGGAATACGTTAACCAAGTATGTATGGAATTAAAAATATAAAGGGGGATAGAACTTGGATAAAATAATAATTCAGCCAGAACTTTGTGATGGCTGTTTAGACTGTGAGGAAGCATGTGGAAAGCTCCATGGAGCATCCAGAATTATGATCCGAGAAATTGAAGGATCATATTATCCAATTATCTGTCAACAGTGCGAAGATGCTCCCTGCAAGACTATCTGCCCTACAGAAGCTATTGAAGATAAAGAAGTTCAATCAGAGAAGTGTATTGGATGCGGATTATGCATGATGGTGTGCCCATTTGGTGCAGTGGTTCTGGAAGATCGTAAAGCTCAAAAATGCCATCAATGCCCAGATTATGATACGCCCTCCTGTATTAAGGCTTGTTCTAAAAGAGCCCTTACTTTAGTAGATACTGAAAAGTTAAAACTGGAAAAACAGAACAAACACATAGCAAAGATGGCTGGAGTTGGAAAGAAGCCAAAAGGTTCCGACGTAATCCACCTATTAACTGCTAAAACTCGAGCTAAAGGAGCTTTTAAATAGGAGGAATGGGATGAAAGAATTAGTTTCAAAACCAGAACTCTGTAATGAGTGCATGAAGTGCGAAAGAAACTGCCCACAAAATGCCATTAGGGTTATAAGCGGAGTTCCCGTGTTTTGTATGCATTGTGCTCCTGAAAGGGCTCCTTGTTTAAATATCTGTCCAGAAGATGCTATTGAAGAGATAGATGGTGCAATTATCATCTTGAAAGACAAATGCATTGGTTGTGGCCTATGTCGTGATGCCTGCCCCATTGGTGCTATCACCATGGATGAGAAAGGTATCGCCGGAAAATGTGATTTATGTTTCAACCTAGAAAAACCACTTTGTGTCTTAGCGTGCCCAACTGAAGCTCTAAAATCAGATTCTAAAGAGTTAATTGCAGGTAAACAAGATAAAATAGCCAAAGAACTGGAAAGACTAAAAAATATTATGAAATATTAATGTTATTCCCAAATCAGTTCAATAATTTATTTTTTTATTTTCTTTATTATTTCTGCAATTACATCTGATTGATTATCTAAAAAATTATATTCTTTAGAACAATTCAAAACAATAACTTATTTATCAGAAATTACTAATCCTAACTATATTAAAAGTTTACTTGACTACAAGGCAGGAAAAACTGCATATTTATATCATATAATAAACGAATTTTTACTTTATTGAGGTTCTCCCATGATATCTACAAAAAGGATAGAAGATACCATTTGCCAATTATTCCAAACAGCTGTTATCAATTTGCCGTCAGATGTTAAATCTGCGCTTCAAGAAGCTTATGAAAAAGAAGAAAGTGAGCTTGGCCTTTTAAATTTGAAGGCAATTCTGGATAATATTGATATGGCAGAAAAAATGGAGATTCCTATGTGCCAGGATACAGGACTTCCCATAATTTTTGTGAAAATGGGGCCTGTGGAAGTTGAGGATCTTTACCAAGGGATAAAAAATGGGGTAGAAAAAGCAACTGAAGAAATACCCCTTAGGCCAAATGTGGTAAATCCAATTAGTAGAAAAAACACAGGGACCAATATTGGAAAAGAAATACCCCAAATAGACATAGAACTGATTGAAGAAAACCATTTGGAACTTACAGTTTTCCCAAAAGGTTTTGGATCGGAAAACAATAATGCATTGAAAATGGCTTTGCCTGGTGAAGGTATTGACGGCATAAAAAAATTTGTTGTTGAAACTGTTATAAAGGCCCAAGGAAAACCATGCCCCCCTGTTGTTGTAGGAGTAGGTGTGGGTGGATCATCCGATATGGCAATGAAAATGGCTAAAAAGGCATTATTAGGCAAATTAGGCCAAAGAAATCAGGACAAACTTATTGCCCAACTAGAAGAAAAAATCTTAGCTGAAATCAACCAATCCGGCATAGGTCCTATGGGATTAGGTGGTAAAACCACCGCACTGGATGTTAAAATATTAACTGCAGATACACATACTGCCGGCCTACCCATAGGTGTTTGCATTCAATGCTGGGCAGATCGTCATGCTACTGCTATTTTAAAACCGTGATTTATTTTATAATTTTTTAATAAAACTAATTTTTAGAAATTGATTTTTAATTAAATGAAGGATTAAACCACACCTACAGTTCACATTTAGTAATATATTTTACACTTGAAGTGTATGTCTAAAGTGGTTTTATAGTCTTAATAAAATTACCCCAACAACAACCGAAATTATTCCACCTATTTTTGTTAGGGAAAATTTATCTCCTAAAAATAGAACGGCTGCAATGAACGTGAATAATGGAAATATAGCTATTAAAGGGACTACAACAGACGCATCTCCAGATTTAAGAGCATAATAATAAAATAATTGACCTAAAAGCGCAGCAAAGATACCTTCCAATGCAATAAAAGTCCATCCAGTCATACTGACATCAATAAGCGGACTAACATCCTTGTTTAATATTAACCAGAATAGCATAATTCCACTTATAATGAAACTTCGAATAGATAGTGCAATTACCGGATTAACGCTTTCTAAACCTAATTTTCCAAATATGGGGGCAAGTCCAAAACAAAAAGCCGTTAGCATGGCGAAGATATAATAATTCACGGGATCAACCTCAATATCTTGAAAAGTTACATTAAAAAAGAAAGATATATTTTAGCTAATAAAAGAAAATTTAAATAAAATCAGGAAAACGTCCCGATTATGGTTTTTCGCAAGTTATCATGAAAATAGTTCGATCACCAATACTAACTGCACGGTCCCCCACCCTTTCCAAGAATCTAGCCACAAAGAGCAGATTAATCAAATAGTATATTGCTTCTTTATCATCAAACATACTACCAGTTATATGTTCTAATGCCTGATCAAAAAGATCATCGACTTTATCGTCATCATGCCTTAGCTCTTTTGCCATGTCCATGTTTTGATCTAAAAATGCATAGATTCCTTTGCTGAGCATCATCTGAACAAAATCAGCCATGTGTTTTAGATCTTCTTTTGGTTTTTTAGGTATTTCTTCGTCTTTTAAATTTCGAGAAGCTTCTGCTATATTCGCTGAAAGATACGCAATCCTCTTAAGATGACTGCCTACTTTTATACATGCTTCAATAAACCTTAAATCACGAGCAACAGGTTGTTCGGCAGCAATAATGCTTATACATTTTCTTTCTAAGTTGAAAACCAACTCATCAATTTCTTTACTGTCTTTTATAATTTCTTCTGCCAGTTTTTCATCATAGTCCATAAATGTAGTAACTGCATTTTTATGGGCTTGAATGGTTCTTTGGCCAACATCTTCCACTTCTTTTCTTAAATCCTTGAGTCTTTTTCGGAACAATATCCGCGGGTATCTTTTTTCCATAATAACCCTCCCTAATCTTTATAGCCAACTAATAAACTTTCTACATCATCCTCTGATGGTACCCTAATTCGATATTTTGAAAGTAATGATTCTCTCGACGAAAAATCAGAAACATTTTCATTTAGTATTAAATCAATTTCAATAGGTAGTGAAAGCTTACATTCTTCATTTAATTCCATCAAAGTATCAAACAAACTTTCATCTGTTTTATAAACTTCTAAATTCGATTTAGATACTATTTTAATTAATTTCATGGCATTATTTTCATAAAATTCTTCCAACGAATCCACATCCATACACCAGGACCCTACAATCAAATCACCTTTAATGAAAATTATTCCTTCATTATCTAGATTTAAAACCCTCAAATATCCAAATTCTGGAAGATGAGATCTTTTTAAGTTACTGTAGTCCATAGTTTTTGGATTATCAGTGGGGAGCCACATTTTATTCCTCATTATTTATCGCATTAAAACATTATAAAACACTTTATGGTGCATTACTCTTTTTCCTACAATCATGTAAGCTATTCTGTCCGCCATCCCCATTACATGGTGCCCCATACTCAACAGATTTCGGCCCACTAACATCAGATAAGTGGATGAACTGGCTAATGAATCATCATCATACTGGGCAAACATCTGGTTATAAAAATCTTGGATAGTGACATAGTTTTTTGTGGACCTTTTGAGGAGTTGAATATCCTGACTTATTAACGCTCCCATAGCATCTTTAAGCATTCCCTGAACCGATTGGGACATGAAATTTAAATGGGGTGGTTTATAAGGGTTACGAGAATTTTGATTAGCATCTATTGCATATCTAGCAATATAAGCTGCTAGAATGTTTATTCGCTCTAATTCAATAGATGTTCTAAGCACTGCTGCACCCATACGCAGATCCTTAGCTACAGGTTGGTGGAGTCCTAAAATTTTAAGACATTCATGTTCTATTTTATGACTTTTTTCATTTACAGTAGCTGTTAATTCTATAATATTCCTTGCTTTTCCAAGATCTCCATCTAAAAAACTGTTTACTGAGTCATTTATTCTATCAGCGGTCTGTTCACTATATCCCAGAACTTCTTGGCTTAATGCAGATAGTTTATTTTCAAGAATAACTCCAATCAATTACTTCACCCAAATCTACCAGTAATATAATCTTCAGTTCTTTTATCTTCTGGTTCTAAGAACAGTTTTTCAGTGAGGCCACTTTCCACAATTTCCCCGTGCAAAAAGAAAGAAGTTCTTTTGGAAACCCGGGTAGCTTGTTGCATGTTGTGAGTTACGATGATTATTGTGAAATCATCCTTAAGTTTGTGTATTAAATCTTCTATTTTGGTTGTGGAAATAGGATCCAATGCAGAACATGGCTCATCCATAAGTATTACTTCTGGTTGAATAGCAATAGTTCTTGCTATACATAATCTTTGTTGTTGTCCACCAGAAAGACCCATTGCAGATTTATCTAACTTTTCTTTCACTTCTTCCCATAGGGCAGATGCTTTTAAACTTTCTTCCACTCTTTCTCGAATAATTTCTTTATCCGCTATTCCATGAACTCTCATACCATATGCTACATTATCGAAGATGGACTTAGGGAAAGGATTGGGTTTTTGAAATACCATTCCCACTTTTTTTCTTAAATCCACCACATCCACTTTAGGATCATAAATATCTTCACCATCTAAATAAACAACACCCTCGTGTTTAAATCCAGGAATTACATCATTCATTCTATTTAAAGTTCGGATAAATGTGGATTTTCCGCACCCAGACGGGCCTATGAGGGCTGTTACTGTGTTTTTTGGAATTTTAATGTTTATGTCTTTTAAGATATGTGCATCGTCAAAGTGAACATTTAAATCTTCAGCTTCTATTCTATTCATTATTATCGCCCCATCATCTTTTTCTGGTAGCGTTCTACCAGAGTATTGGTGACTACTGTAATTACAAGCACTAAAATAACCAGTACGGCTGCTGTACCAAATGCATTATCCATAGAAATCCCTTCTGTAGCCAGGACATAGAGATGCAATGGTAAAGGCCGTCCAGGATCAAATATAGAAATAGGCATTGCCAGGGCAGACCCGACTACAAACATTATAGCTGCTGCTTCAGATATGGCTCTTGCCATCCCCAATATGACTCCAGTTGTGATTCCCGGAATCGCTGCAGGTAAAACTACCCGATAGATTGTTTCCCACTTAGTGGCCCCTAATGCCAAACTTCCTTCACGATAAGATTTAGGCACTGCTTCAATTGACACTTCTGCCACCTGGAAAATAGTGGGCAAAGCCATAAGTGCCAGTACTAATCCTCCTGAAAACAGGGACCAGCCCATTCCCAAAAATATAACGAAGAATGATAATCCAAATAGCCCGAATACAATAGAAGGGATGGAAGCCAGAGTTTCTGCCCCAAATCGAATGAGTTTCACTATATTATTTTCACCAGCATATTCTGCCAGATATACTGCGGCCCCCACACCCAGAGGTGCAGCTACAATACCTGCGATGAGAGTAACGTAAATACTGGAAACAATCATAGGAGCTATTCCACCAGCTTTACCCGAGTCAATAGGTTTACCTATTAAAAATTCCAGGTTAATTACAGGCAATCCTTTAATCAAAATATAACCAATGATAATAATCAAGATTATTATGGTTAGTATCCCAGATGCCCAGAAAACCCCTTTCATAATCTTTTGAGCATTTTTTGGAGAAATTACCCTAAAAGGCATGGACTATTCCCTCACATCTGTAATTTTCATCAGATTGTTTTTTGAGGAAGTTCATAAATAACCTCCTCCAATAACCACTTTTTTCTTATAGTGGAAGTAGTTGGCAATAATTAACAGCACCATTATCATAATAAACAAGACTACTGCAGTTCCAAACAAGGCATTATAATGGAGTCCTGTTGCATAACCCATCTCCAAAGCTATATTTGAAGTTAAAGCCCTCACTGGGTCCAATATAGAATGAGGTATTTGAGTTACATTACCGGCTACCATAATTACAGCTAATGTTTCTCCCACAGCACGACCCATCCCCAAAATAATAGCAGTTATAATTCCAGGAATAGCCGCAGGAAATATAACATTTTTTATGGTCTGCCATTGGGTAGCTCCTAAAGCAAGGGATGCTTCTTTATATTCATGAGGTACAGAACGTAAAGCATCCTCTGACACACTGATAATTGTAGGTAATATCATTATAGTTAATATTATGGATGCTGTAAACATACTAAAACCAGTACCCCCAAATTGAACCCTTATTACAGGTACCAACACAATTAACCCGAAAAACCCATATACTACTGAAGGAATGCCCGCTAAAGTTTCAATAACTGGCTTTAATATCCGCCTCATATTTTTAGGTGCGATTTCAGCCATGAATATAGCACATAATAATGACAAAGGCACAGCCATAACCAACGCCAACGCGGTTAGGGCAATGGAGCCTATAATCATGGTGAAAACCCCGTACTGATCCTTAGATGGAGCCCATTCCATTCCAAATATGAACTGTAAGAATCCGTATTCCTGAAATATAGGGAATCCTTCTCTGAATACAAAGGCTATGATTATTAGAATTGCAATTATAGAAAATATTGCCGTTATGAACAGGCCCTTTTCTATTAAATATTCTCCCATTTTATTTTTATTCATAAAGCACCTCGAATAATTATAGTAGATTAATTCTTGAATATTTAGATGAATTTAATAAATTTATGAATAATCCAACCGATCTAAGTGTCATCTGAAACATTAGCTATAGCTGGAACTATTTTTTCATTTCTAACGATAGATTGTCCTTCTTCTGAAAAGACCCAATCAATAAATTCTTTGGTTACACCGGTAGGCTCTCCTTTAGTTAAAAATTCAAAAGGAACCTGTAATGGATATGAACCATCAGCAATGGTTGTCTCAGATGCATTTATTCCATTTACTTCAATGCCTTTAACATCAGAACTCATATGAGATAATGATACAAAACCAACGGCATACGGATCTTGTTTAACAGCCTGTTTAACTGCTTCAGTCGAACCTTGTACAATAGCATCAGGCCGGATTTCAGTTTTATTCATTACCAGTGATTGGAAAGAACTTAATGTGCCAGACCCTGATTCTCTTACAACTACATGAATAGTAGCGTCTGCACCACCTACCTGATTCCAATTAGTAATTTTACCACTGAAAATATCTCTTAGTTGATCTACAGTGAGATCATTAACTTTATTTTGAGTATTTACTGCA of Methanobacterium alcaliphilum contains these proteins:
- the pstC gene encoding phosphate ABC transporter permease subunit PstC, whose amino-acid sequence is MNKNKMGEYLIEKGLFITAIFSIIAILIIIAFVFREGFPIFQEYGFLQFIFGMEWAPSKDQYGVFTMIIGSIALTALALVMAVPLSLLCAIFMAEIAPKNMRRILKPVIETLAGIPSVVYGFFGLIVLVPVIRVQFGGTGFSMFTASIILTIMILPTIISVSEDALRSVPHEYKEASLALGATQWQTIKNVIFPAAIPGIITAIILGMGRAVGETLAVIMVAGNVTQIPHSILDPVRALTSNIALEMGYATGLHYNALFGTAVVLFIMIMVLLIIANYFHYKKKVVIGGGYL
- the pstB gene encoding phosphate ABC transporter ATP-binding protein PstB encodes the protein MNRIEAEDLNVHFDDAHILKDINIKIPKNTVTALIGPSGCGKSTFIRTLNRMNDVIPGFKHEGVVYLDGEDIYDPKVDVVDLRKKVGMVFQKPNPFPKSIFDNVAYGMRVHGIADKEIIRERVEESLKASALWEEVKEKLDKSAMGLSGGQQQRLCIARTIAIQPEVILMDEPCSALDPISTTKIEDLIHKLKDDFTIIIVTHNMQQATRVSKRTSFFLHGEIVESGLTEKLFLEPEDKRTEDYITGRFG
- a CDS encoding phosphate ABC transporter substrate-binding protein; the protein is MDSKIKLGIIIILIIIGAYMLFKPGVQYDRIEIAGSTSVQSVAEKLAEKYMEEHPNVKINVQGGGSGMGIRTTEQGIVDIGTSSKSLKSDEKGNLQEFIIGRDGIVIAVNTQNKVNDLTVDQLRDIFSGKITNWNQVGGADATIHVVVRESGSGTLSSFQSLVMNKTEIRPDAIVQGSTEAVKQAVKQDPYAVGFVSLSHMSSDVKGIEVNGINASETTIADGSYPLQVPFEFLTKGEPTGVTKEFIDWVFSEEGQSIVRNEKIVPAIANVSDDT
- the pstA gene encoding phosphate ABC transporter permease PstA; amino-acid sequence: MPFRVISPKNAQKIMKGVFWASGILTIIILIIIIGYILIKGLPVINLEFLIGKPIDSGKAGGIAPMIVSSIYVTLIAGIVAAPLGVGAAVYLAEYAGENNIVKLIRFGAETLASIPSIVFGLFGLSFFVIFLGMGWSLFSGGLVLALMALPTIFQVAEVSIEAVPKSYREGSLALGATKWETIYRVVLPAAIPGITTGVILGMARAISEAAAIMFVVGSALAMPISIFDPGRPLPLHLYVLATEGISMDNAFGTAAVLVILVLVITVVTNTLVERYQKKMMGR